Genomic DNA from Telopea speciosissima isolate NSW1024214 ecotype Mountain lineage chromosome 2, Tspe_v1, whole genome shotgun sequence:
ggccactcctggtttccgccacctctgactctctttctttaatgaccaaccagactgggcaaaagtccccatcttcttcgtcactatcagtgatgataagaggacccttgggacaaattcaggttttacctccttcatcagacaaggccacgACAGACTTTtgggcttgatttaggattcctgacagGGTTTCTCGCTTTTCAGGAACCTGCTGGACTGTATGGggttcttctggtatcaattggccaatggcatgaaaggctttcGAAGCCGCTTAgtacatcttccttgcttccaccaatgacttatagaagctgcgatccttcttttctccttgagaaactgaactttcggacctcttttctggggttgaaataactgggtggatattccctgttgggtcatttactgcttctccctcattgacatgacacatatagaaatcatcatgtgctcttgcccatgcGCGGTATTCTCTGTCACCCTGATATGGAGACgagggaggagtcccacataggtcttgtgtcaaggccaaagttagctttacagagtttttCAAATGGtaaattgcttgagggagcgcccactgttctctaacagattccagctgttgaagctcctcctggtacttatcatctaAGACCATAGTCCTCATGagtgtttcctggattttatctacatcccggtggatcttgttcacccgaAATGATAATTCCCATTAAGCGGGTCCGCAAATGTTCTCGTACTTCTCCAGacgtgtccttggttgccaaggttcctcatcctccatttcttcttccccttcagacacttcaacattggattcctctgatgcagattcttgctcactttcagcttcttcagatgattgttcttcttctaacggctcttccccttcatcatcgatgtccataggaaagatacctctggtggggtcaatttgaaattccccgaggctgatatcattaatccatgcgtcccatgtttcacttcttcggggtggatctggataggagaatgaatctgaatacaagaccaggtcttctggaggagttccgaacagatcacatgctaaagcattgactaaccaagtcatattttttagctcatggagggttcgggcgagttcatcgctctcatttggcatcaccaagctctcacaatgtgctgcgaagttactacacaccagatctggaaatagagaagtagccttgtacaggatctcttgagtatgggtggaaacatcgagtatatctgtgacctgatagaaggcgctcatgttccaacgctcgaaatcttctctggaaACCCGTCCAATCAcctctgggaacctctggagatgatatctcctcatcatctctgctttcatactcatctgatgatacgggttgaataaggctggtaggatcattatcatcatcgcttctgatgttatttacccaatccatcgcttctactccttcgtcctccatcgttggactttgctcggcatactctatccatccctcgtggatatcttggtcgtcttcctcatttgagctgttgtcaatatctccccctatatgggcaagagagacttctttggtcagagcttgtccaatagctagtgctgagactgctttaaggagctgaggtgtgactctggtgatttcagtctcttcttcttcttcaggaaccaggtgagatatttcggatgatgagaaaccatatgcacaatggtgtcattatctcgagaccctctaatccatactccaagaaatccaactttcgaagccggttgatggatgctatacctctaccttggtcacatggttgcccgcctgttcggatattcccgtcacagttggttcgggcgcAATAAATGCAAAtctgcatcctttctgcccgtgcttgccgtgactgctcatctcttcctgaataccacgggaggggctggatcaatgtggtaggatcttggaatggtgtctcttcctgcagcaTGTTCACTGATCCTGTAGacgactctggggaataggtccccttcaccagtggttgtgagattttccatgcaggtatctggtattctacccttgtggcaccttctgactttggatgatagaaaggggaatcgggccgatccacttcctgagacacctcttgtcgaatctgtggttctttttcctccttaagtttcttggtcaacattgctatatagacgtgtgccttcattagcttccttttTCCGATTGGATGAATCAaggtggtaggatctgcttgcttagcatcctcttgaagcatatttactccatggttaggtagaggatttgtggtgacatttggcggctgcttcttctgaagttcaattttaccctcatcaattaagtcctggatcgcatgcttaagagctaggcatctatccgtatgatggccttgttggtcgtggtaatgacagtacagattgggcttataccaggtaggtggattgttcaaatccacaggcttaggaggaacggaattgatcattccatgtttcttgagcttggtgaataacaacaagggcatcattccttcaaagttgaaattcctcctggatgcttcagattcagtttggatcacaagaggggtggatcctgtggctaccacctggacttctgccgcctggctgcttATTGATAcagcatttcctcctttggctcttgggcttttccttgccgaatagctttCTGATGCTTCatgggtcataccctgattctgcctttctttaaagatcttatcttcaatcttcttcccgattgttataagagcatcaaatgttttgatgtgctggtagtatatcttctcacggtactccccatacagattttctaacaatatctcgacctgctcctcctcagtagggcggttccacatttttgcggccttctccctgaaccgcataatgtagtttgagaactcttcacttggttcttgcctcaaggtttccaattctcttcgagtaatatccatcttagtgttgtatgaatattgcttagtgaaggctttaaccacagaggcccatgactgggtttgggtgtgatcaagctgggttaaccaccttaAAGCAGATCTAGCCCAAGAATATAtgaacgcctgtcccatttggttttcagaaagtccccataatctggcaatggtggcaaaaaccttgagatgagccctaggatctctcGATctgtcgaacttatccaatttccatttgaaatcttcgaggattttcccttcgggaaagaacaccaggtcttcttcatctttttctttgactttgcccttgacaaccacttccaactcggctactttttctctcattttcttctccctttcagtctcaggagggtccatagggtggctatcttccccgtcttctactggtatgatgattggagtcttgagggttgtagGGTTAGTTTTtcggacttcttgctctgctggtccagctatAGATCTGtccctagatagttcattgaccgattgaactagttgtgccatgagttgccgtatttcggccatgtctacttgcagcctatccactcgatctttgacgtgactttcagacaggtgatcctccggaggattcatgttactcacaagtgatatctcagaagatgaactagaagaatgagaaggaatcagggatcttgaggagaattgtgggctggctcgagtcaaccttctGTTGCGTcggacccagatggataaggacggaatcgtgcttctacgaaagagagaagaatacctagtttagaccctaagaaggctaaagaagaattttattttatttatctttttttttttgtttatgatttttttgtattttataacatttgtttcattttattattttattcgactcaagtaatcggagtggtcatcagagtttcagcagactccttctgagactagacttcgaatgccgtcattgcccaagcattttcgaacacaataaaaaacaaacaaaagaaagatcctagttaccgggtcattgatgattatgtctggagtcaagatgagatgccttctttttttttttctcgagggacatgtaaggttccattatatggaagtggacttccatttttctttgagggaccatcgtgggactatggaattccttatctttggcggtatctcatatcaaaaccaggttaatcgtcaaatgaccctaaactcggtctttcttacagctaacaaaggttagtttgtgtcgtaccctaatcatatgtggtctattttcctacatgatgcatgtaatgggtaggctttcataggacagaacaaggccacccttgacagaaccgatatacctatcgctcgtgatcgcgaattgtaggcacgtggttcttttgatatacctggagaataggtcacacaaactcagagtaatcgagctagtgccttttttgagtggcagagCACTCCACAAagacactagtgaatacccgctggtgattctaaactcgcaTAAAGTAAATATTAAGGGTGTAGCTCtgcgcgaattacccatgactactcatggggtccaacgactaactacgggggtaagaggagtttccatgcagtgtatgtgtgcaagaaagtggtacaggaagcggctatcatccgatctcagagtacttagcatgacgtgcctcacctccccgggggtaaatgcacgacagggagtaccatcgccgtttgatttcacttcgagcactatgcatgatgcggttagtacacacaaaggttagccagacaaatatattatggtatttatttattcatttatttattttttttgtattttgttttgtatattttttttattatattcttttattattattttttttcttttttctttttttataaaagtttagagagaacattctgtcatttattgatagcacctatttagagagtttgacctcgggtggacgtTTGTCCACCTagtccccagtggagtcgccactgtaagtaccgcgatccttcgggacgaaggtttcctcagcccttttTGTTGGTGTATtggtgacatagggttttgggagatacatgtgtgtgtgtatggatgtggataacattgtcaatttatgataaataggggattgggatcatgcattaaaatatgttaacctaatgagaaatcgctacctagggttagggcctaggacccattaaatGTAGCCCTACTcatggtgagcggaatcgggctacgtgactccatatggtccaaccaaaggttcgggtaaggggtcaggttacgagtgtgggaaggtgttaggcacccaccttgcccgatcgaagccggtctctctgtgttagatgctacataaggacgaatgttgtttctctcttattacggggatgggggatattatgaactacattcagatgctatgaattaaactaaagtataataaactacattatatatgtgaaaaatgcagACTAAagcggtaaaatatgaaaggactacattggatcaacaaaaatgcaataattatacctgtatggttgtatgcccctggctcaggggagatggacttATGGACTAACGCTGCTtgtttctcggcagagtaacggctctttcgagtgatttggaaaagagtaaccagatagaataacgtctgtagcaaaggagtttcgatggttatccgtgcacggATGGGATACCAAAGCCAAGGAGCCAAaacgctctatactcagagggacaatcgaaggatctgtccgccacaagaaaacttcaagcactcacacactcatgagagaaggaagggaaatgagggtgaaaaaagggggaaaagatgctaggaatcacttagggagggtctctccacccaaaattccttgggaaatgtgggaggggaccctcttatttataggggggaccttttctctctcctgaccgaaaaagtcctccacggcgccatggagatgtccacggtgccgtgggggacttttccacggcaccgtgggtgacgtcagcaggctgatgtcacaccccctcatggcaccgtggaaatccggtacacctccccacagtgccatgggaaggtacccacggtgccgtgggaaggcgtccacggcgccgtgggcgcgaagtaccatttttccttatttttttggcctaaaatggatcattttgtgctcagcatggttcttggtcccaTGGGTCATGTATCTTTGGATTTGAAAAGAAGGAGGGTgtgtcgtccatcgtccatgtcccgttgtcatcatcgccaattagggggtgacaaaaaaatcagcgtctacaatAACTGAATGTAGGAAGAAATTCCAGACTTTTGCTACAGTGATGGTTGCCAATGCCTCTGCTTCTACCCATTTAGTGAAATAGTCAACGGCTACTACTGTAAATTGCTTGTCTCCAGATGCTTTGGGAAAAGGTACCAATATGTCCATTCCCCATTGGACAAAGGGTAAGGGACTAGAAATGGAAGTGAGTTCGGTTGCAGGTTGACGGTTGATGGGTGCAAACTTCTGACATTTCAGACATTTATGGATAAAACTCAATGCTTCTTTGCGgagatatggccaaaagtatCCCTGTCTAATGACTTTGTGGGCTAGtgctatgccccccaagtgttgtccacaAATGCCTGTGTGTATCTCCCGAAATACATACTCTACTTCAGATGGTCGGAGACATTTTAGATAAGGCATTGCAAACGCCTTTTTATATAGTGTCCCTTCTATCATTGTGTATCGGGCGGCCCTCATCTTgactttctttgcttcttctttatCGGTGGGTAATATGCCCTCCTGGAGGTAGTTGATTAATGGATCCATCCAACACGGTTCTATCTCCACCGGCAGTACTTCCTCAGACTGTGCTATGCTCGGGGAGGTGAGTACGTCTAGGTACAATGTTCTATCCAAATCTTGAAAATCCAAGGTGGCAAGTCTGGAGAGGGCATCTACTGATGCATTCTGCGCCCAAGGTACCTGAAGTATCTCAAAATGGTTGAAGTTTGTGATCAAGTTCTGGACTCTTCTCAAGTATTGGGCAATCCAAGATTCTTTGGCATCATACTCCCCTTTCACCTGATTAATTATCAGTTGTGAATCACTGTGCACGGTAATACGCTTTACCATTAGACTTTATGCCAACTTCAATCCTGCGACCAGAGCTTTGTATTCTGCCCCGTTATTGGTGGCCTGGAATTCAAACCTTAGCACGTATTGCACAGTAAATCCTCCTGGGCTAGTTAATATTAACCTTGCCCCACATCCTTGCGTATTGGATGAACCATCCACATACAGCATCCATTCTTCTGCTATCTCCTCAGGCTCCGCGGTGGGGGGATTTCCTCATCAGGAAGTGTACATTCTACCACAAAATCCGCCAAGGCCTAAGCTTTTATTACAGTTTAGGGCTTGTAATGAATGTCGAATTCCCCCAACTCCACGCACCATGCTACCAGTCTTCCTGAGTGGTCTGGTTTAGCCAACATCTTCTTCAAAGGTTGATTGGTGAGCACTTCAATGGTATAAGCTTGAAAATAGGGCCTTAACTTTTTAGCCGCCATAACCAACGCGTAGGCATATTTCTCCACACTGCTATATCTGGTTTCAACATCTAGAAGGACTTTGCTGACATAATATATCGGTTTTTGGGTTCGCCCATCTCCTCTGACCAATACTGTACTTATGGCAACAGCGGAGATAGCCGATATAATTGTAATATATCCCCTGGTTCAGGCTTAGCCAAAAGTGGCGGTTGCACTAGATACTTCTTTAGCTCAGTAAAGGCGGTCTGACATTCTTCGGTCCATTGGAAGGTGAGCATGACTCCTTTGGTTTCCTGTTCTTTTACTCGATTCTTGAGAGCCTTAAAGAAGGGCAAGCAGCGATCCACCGAGGTCGAGATGAACCTCCCGAGTGCCGCTATTCTTCTTGTAAGCTCTTGTAGTTCTTTAACTCTTCCAGGCGGATGCATCTCGATTATAGCCTTAATCTTGGTTGGATTGGCTTCAATTCCTCTTCTTGAGACCATGAAACTGAGGAACTTTCCAGATGTAACTCCAAAAGCACACTTGGCTGGATTTAACCTCATCTTGTTTTCTCTTAGGACTTGAAATGCCTCACTCAGATCTGTAATATGATCTTGCGCTTTCAGGCTCTTGACAAGCATATCATCTAAGTAAACTTCCACATTCTGGCCTATTTGGTGCCTGAAAAGGTAATTTACCAAGCGTTGGTAGGATGCTCCagcattcttcaatccaaagGGCATGCGAATGTAACAATATGTATCTTTGCCCACGATAAATGAAGTTTTCAATATATCAGGCTCATACATCTTGATCTGATTATATCCGGAGTATGCATCCATCAAAGAAAGCATTTCATGGCCTGCTGTGGCgtctatcaataaatcaatacgaggcaaaggatagtagtctttaggacaagctttattcaaatcagtaaaatcaatacacattcgcCATTTGCCATTGGACTTGGGgaccattacaacattagagAGCCATTCTGGGTAGATGGCTTCCTCGATAAAGCCTGCATCAAGTAACTTGGTTACTTCTTCAATTACTTTTTCTTGTCGTTCCGGTGCaaaggttctcttcttctggaaCACTGGTTTGGCATTGGGACAGACGCTAAGCTTGTGTTCAGCTATCTTTCTGTCTATCCCTGGCATATCGGCAGCAGACCAGGCGAATACATCTGCGTTAGCTCTCAGGAAGTTTATGAGGTTGGTTTTTCTTTCTCCGGTCAGGCTTGCGCCTATCTGGACAATGTGCGTGGTATCCCCTTCTACTATCTCCACAAGAGCCAGGTCCTCGGTAGGTTCACTCCTTTCCTGCTCTCTGATATCTCGATTATCATCCTGATGGATTAGGTTTGTTTGTGGCTCCTTCCCCCTGGCCCTCAGATATCCTTCATAGCAACGGCGGGTCGTCACTTGACTTCCTCGACATTCCCCAATCCCGTGATCGGTTGGGAACTTCATGACTAAATGGGGAGTGGAAACCACTACCTATATCCCGTTGTGTGCAAAATTGACCTTTACCACCAAAAAATTCAACATCACGGTAGAGAGCTTAGGTTCTGTCCCCACCGTGACCAATAACTCAATCGATCCTTCGATCCTTATAGGGGCCCCATTGAACCCGTACAGAGGAGACTCCACCCTTTTCAGTATCTCTGATTTTAAGAGCATCTTTTCAAACGCATCATAGTACAGGATGTCGGCTGAACTCCCGTTGTCCACCAAGATCCTCCCTACCATGCAGTTAGCGATTACCATCTTGATCACCAGGGCATCGTCATGGGGCATCTGTATATCAGCCAGGTCTTCGTCAGAGAAGGTTATTGGACAGCCGGTTCTCCTCTTTTTGACCATAGTCTCAGTTTGGAGGACATTCCATGCATGTTGCTTTTGGGAGTTTGAGGTTTCTCCCCCCATGGCAGGCCCACCAAATATGGTCGTGATCTCTCTCAATGGTGCATTCTCAGTATGGGGTTTACCATGGGGGAGTTCTTCTTTGTTAACTTTAGGGGGTGACCTTCGCCTTCCCTTGGGTTCTCGAGCTCGGTAATCCGTCCTTCGATCATTCGCCTCTTTCTTGACGAATCGGCTGAGACGCCCTCTCTGGATGAGCGCCTCCATCTCGTCCTTTAACTGTCTGCACTTCTTGGTAACATGGCCATGGTCTTGGTGAAAACGGCAGTAGTTATTTTTGTTGCGCTCGTGCGCTGGCTTGACCATTTTGGCTGGCCACCGTAGTGTCACCTGATCTTTGACCTCGTTCAATATATGTGCCCGGGTGTATGTCAAGGAAGTATAACTCGGCTCGGATTCTTCATCTTGCTCGGGGAACCCAAGCTTTCCtatcatctttccttttcttgccaTCCACATCATCTCGGTTGCGTTTCGCGCCGGCCTCTCGAGggatttcttccttcttcccctaaGTTTTCTTCTCAGTTTTATCTTCTCTCTCTGCCGTAAGAACTTCAGCCAAGTTGATATATTTTTCACACCTTGAGAACAATTCATACATGTCTCCTAGTTCGTCCATGATTAATGAATTTTTCAACTCGACATCTCGGATTCCGCTTCACAAAGCTTGAAACTTCACCATTGGATCCAGGTTTTGCACCTGCAGGGCTTCTTTATTAAATCTTGtaagaaaacttcaaatggaTTCTTTTGACTGCAGCTTTATAGCCAAAAGATTGGCGATTGTCTTCTTGTGTACCCTGTTGCTGATGAATTGAGCCAAGAAGGCCCGGCCCAGGGCTGTGAAATTAGAGAGAGATCATGGAGGGAGACAAGAAAATCATTGGCGTGCTGCCCCCTTCAGAGTAGCGGGGAAGGCTCTGCACATTATAGCGTCTGAGGCACCTTGAAAGAACAGGAGGGACTTAAAAGTTTCTAGGTGATCCTCTAGGTCCGTGGTGCCTGCGTATTATTCTATAGTTGGCATCTTGAACCCTTTTGGGAGGGGTTCGAACCGTACCTCATTTATAAATGCCAGATCTATAGTAAAATGAAAGTTGTGGATTGAGGCTTGGTTCTTTCCTTTTATGACTTCTTGTAGCTGATCTTGGAGTTCCAAGACCTTGTCGTTCAGAGCTTGTTCAAACTTTATCATATGtgaatcttgattcttggcGGTTCCTGGGACCTCCTTGTTCCTTCGTCGAGTATTATTTGCATTGCTGTGGTTCTCACTGTGCTCTGGTGAACGAGATCTTTCTCTATTCAATAATGGAGGTGGGGGTACAGGAATCCCCTGTAGAAGACCGCTTTGCATTTCCAACATTTGCTCAATCTTATCGTCCCAGCGAGTCTGCATCGCGTTGAACTGCTCCACCATCACGTAACGTGGTGGATCTCCTGGGAGTCTTGGCTGAGATTCTGCCAAATGTGACGGCTCCGGATCTCCTGGGATGTGATCTTGACCTTCTTGTTGGGAAATTGCCAATTGGGCTCCTCCCAGACCAGCGATAGGAGGTAGTGGGGGAGGGATAGCGGTAGGAGCAGCAGCAGCGGTGGATCAGGTGATCCTTGTCTGATTTCTTGTGTTGGTCATGGTAGAATCTTCGCAGGTTTTTATTcccattcccacagacggcgccaaatgtTGTACAAGAATTTCTATCAGAGAGAATCCTTGCTACAAACATAATTCTTAAGCAGataaagaaaattgaaagaggtggagaatgatagagaaaaaacaaaggaaCGGCATTGAAGTAATATCTTCTCTTTATTGAATGTAGAATACAATCTGATCCCTTTACATGAGGGACTGGCCTTGTATTTATATAGATGGTGGGGAAGGCTCTGCACATTATAGAGTCTGAGGCGCCTTGAAAGAACAGGAGGGACTTAAAAGTTTCCAGGTGATCCTCTGGGTCCGTGGTGCCTGCGTATTGTTCTATAGTTGGCATCTTGAACCCTTTTGGGAGGGGTTCGAACCGTACCTCATCTGTAAATGCCAGATCTGTAGTAAAATGAAAGTTGTGGATTGAGGCTTGGTTCTTTCCTTTTATGACTTCTTGTAGCTGATCTTGGAGTTCCAAGACCTTGTCGTTCAGAGCTTGTTCAAACTTTGTCATATGtgaatcttgattcttggcGGTTCCTGGGACCTCCTTATTCCTTCGTCGAGTATTATTTGCATTGCTGTGGTTCTCACTGTGCTCTAGTGAACGAGATCTTTCTCTATTAAATAATGGAGGTGAGGGTACAGGAATCCCCTGTAGAAGACCGCTTTGTATTTCCAACATTTGCTCGATCTTATCGTCCCAGCGAGTCTGCATCGCGTTGAACTGCTCCACCGTCACGTAACGCGATGGACCTCCTGGGAGTCTTGGCTGAGATTCTGCCAAATGCGACGGCTCCGAATCTCCTGGGATGTGATCTTGACCTTCTTGTTGGGAAATTTCCAATTGGGCTCCTCCCAGACCAGCGACAGGAGGTAGTGGGGGAGGGATAGCGGTAGGAGCAGCGACAGCGGTGGATCAGGTGATCCTTGCCTGATTTCTTGTGTTGGTCATGGTGGAATCTTCGCAGGTTTTTATTcccattcccacagacggcgccaaatgtTGTACAAGAATTTCTATCGGAGAGAATCCTTGCTACAAACATAATTCTTAAGCAGataaagaaaattgaaagaggtggagaatgatagagaaaaaacaaaggaatgGCATTGAAGTAATATCTTCTCTTTATTGAATGTAGAATACAATCTGATCCCTTTACATGAGGGACTGGCCTTGTATTTATATAGATGGTGGGGATCCACAATAGCCCATTCTTCGTTAGCAGTGGTCTTCCTTCGCAGCACGGTTTTTTAGTACTTCCATTCTTGATGTGGTCCCCCCTTTAATTCCAGGATTCCTGGTCCACGTGGGAGTTTCCATGAACGGGTCTCTAACGGCCATGATGGGAGTTAGTTTTATAACTGTGGGGCACGTGGAATTTTCCAAGCGTGCTTTCCAAGTCTTATTTCTTTATGAGCCCACGTGTATGGTCATGATTTGAAGTAGAAATTATGGTGTAACACCTATCaacatttgttttgatagacgTGATTAAAGTTAATTAATATTAGTTGTAGAGATCCAAAAGAATTATTGGCTCAATAATATGCGAACAGATACGTACGACAACAATGTGTTGTTAAGTCTGATATGGGAACGGATACGTATGACAACAACTTCTCTTAAATTGTCCTTTTGCAAGCCCATATGTTTATTACCACCATATAGCATAAGAGCGTAATAGGATATTTTCCTTATGAGGCAGTTTTACTTCACTCACGGTCCCTAAACTAAGGGGTTCAGATGTTGTGAGAGGGTAGCAAGAACAATCAAAGGGTATTATCAACTTTGGGCTTTTCTCATCCGGATCGGATTGGATTAGAATGGATCAGCTTCTCATGCATTCAAGGTTTTTTCTCG
This window encodes:
- the LOC122650889 gene encoding uncharacterized protein LOC122650889, which encodes MIGKLGFPEQDEESEPSYTSLTYTRAHILNEVKDQVTLRWPAKMVKPAHERNKNNYCRFHQDHGHVTKKCRQLKDEMEALIQRGRLSRFVKKEANDRRTDYRAREPKGRRRSPPKVNKEELPHGKPHTENAPLREITTIFGGPAMGGETSNSQKQHAWNVLQTETMVKKRRTGCPITFSDEDLADIQMPHDDALVIKMVIANCMVGRILVDNGSSADILYYDAFEKMLLKSEILKRVESPLYGFNGAPIRIEGSIELLVTVGTEPKLSTVMLNFLVVKVNFAHNGI